The Herbiconiux sp. A18JL235 region CAGCGCCTTCCGCCAGGTAAGCGGTCTCGGCCTCGTCGAGGGCGGCAGCGGCATCCGTGATGTGTCCGAGCATCAGATCCATCACTCCGATCTGAAGGTACCCCTCGGCCCGTTCCATCCCGGTCAGCACGGCGAGCGCGGGCCGGATGAGGGCGGCGGCCTCGACCACCCGGCCGAGGTTGTAATGCCGGAAACCGCGGAGGACATCGCGGCGAAGCGGACTGATCGACAGCTGCGCCAGGGAATCGCCATCGACTGATTCGGCGACCCGTCGGTTCCGGTCTCTCGCGTAGCCGCTCATCGAGTGCAGAACCCTCGCGCGCTTCTCGTGATCGGCCTCGTCGGTCTGCAGCCGCAGCAGCCGTTTCAGGGACTCGTCGTCTCGTCCCGCCTGAGCCTCGGCGTCTGCCCGCGCGAGCTCGGCTTCGAATCCACCTCCTGCGTCGATGGCAGCAGACGCGAACGCCAGAGACTCCTGTATACGCGGGGTGCGCAGCGATGCGCGCGCAGCCGCGACGAGAACCTCGGCGGCCACCGGGATCCCCAGATCGGTTCCGTGCCGGGCCAGTGCGATCGTCTCGGCCGCCGACAGGCGGGCCGGCGCGACGCGACTCAACGCCTCGGCCAAAGCGTTCGCCAGACGGTATCGCCGAAAGACGCCCATTCCGCGCGGGATCAGCAACTCGTCGACACCGTCGCGGACGGCGAGGTGCAGGGTCGACGCGTGCCGGTCTACGGCCACGTAGCCGGATGCCTCAAGGCGTTCGAGGGCGGCGGCGACGTCTGCCGGCGAGCGCTCGAGGGTGGCGAGGACTGCCCGCGCGTTCGTCAGCTCCAGCCCTGGCGCCAGAGCAAGGAGGTCAAGGATGTCCTCGGCTTCGGCCACCTCGAGCCGCACATCGGAGCCCGCTCGACTGAAGGCTCGGCTCCTGGCCGACTCGGCACGGATGCCCTGGTCGGCGATGACGAAGAAGCCGTCGCGAAGGACGAGGGCGCCCGTCCTCGTCGCCTCGGCGACGGTCTCGCGGAGCGAGACGATGTCGTCTCCCCCACGAGCCGGCACGAGCTCGGGCAGGCTACCCGGATGGACCGGTGCTCCGAGGTCGTGCTCGACGATCGCGTGGAGCTCGCGCGCCGTGAGAGCCCCCAGCACGATCGATCTCACCCGCCCGCGCCGCACGAGATCGTCGATGACGGGCTGGCTGTGGAACGCCGGCGCGGTGGCGATGGGCAGAATGCTCCCCGACCGCACCGCTGCCGCCCATCGCCCGAGGTCGTCATCGCTGAACAGGGCCAGGTCGTCGCCCACCCGGAGCCGGGCACGCAGCTCGGTACCGGCTTGGGCCCCGAGCTCTCGTGCGAATCGTGTGCGCCCCGATCCCTCGGCGCCGACGATGATCAGGCCGGTGCCGGCTGCGAGACAGGCAGACGCGTGGGCGAACTCGTCGGCTCGGCCCAGGAACGGCTCGGAGTACGCACGTTCGCCCTTCACAGACCCGATTGTGCGGCCGGGACGCGTGCGCTGTAAAGGGTGCGCGCGAGGAAGCGCGGCGGCCGGCGCCCGCGCGACCAGGTGCATGGGTCAGCGGGCGGGGGTGGGGAGGGGGTGGGTGGCGGCGGTGCGATCGGTCTCGGGGACGGTGCCGGCGCCGGAGGGGATGCGTCCCTCCTGCCACCGGCGGAGCACACCAGAGGGCAGCTCCTCGCGCACGAGCGCGAAGCAGAAGTGGTCGCGCCAGTCGCCGTTGATGTGGATGTAGCGTCGCCGCAGGCCCTCGTACCGGAACCCCAGCTTCTCCACGACCCGAAGGCTCGGCCCGTTCTCGGGCCTGATGCAGATCTCGATGCGGTGCAGCCCCACCGAGTAGAAGCAGTAGTCCGTGGCGAGCGCCACCCCCACGGGGGTGATGTTCCTGCCGGCGAATCGCTCCGACACCCAGTACCCGATCGACGCCGAGGCGACCGAGCCGTAGCTGATCGACGACACGTTCAACTGCCCGGCGAGCTCACCCTCGTACTCCAGGATGAACGGCAGCCCGAGCCCCGCCCGCGCGTTCGACTGCAACGAACGGATGCTCGCCCGCGTGTCGAACGACATCGGTCCGCCGGGATTGGTCGCCTCCCACTTGCGCAGCCACGAGCGGTTCTCGATGAGCTCACGCTCGAGTGGTTTCGCGTCGCGCACGCGGATGGGCCTGATCGCGATCGGGCCCTCGGAGAGAGTGGGGACGAACATGGTGGTCGAACACTACCGCCTAGTCGGGGGCGCCGCCGCGACGCCGAGCTACAGTCCGCTCACGAACTCCTGCAGCCACGGCCGCAGCGACGGACCGAGGTCTTTGCGGTCGCTCGCGAGCTGCACGATGGCCTTGATGTAGTCGAGCTTGTCGCCGGTGTCGTAGCGGCGGCCGCCGAAGACGACGCCGTAGACACCGCCTGCGATCGTGTCGTCGTCGGCGAGGGTGAGCAGCGCATCCGTCAGCTGGATCTCCCCGCCCTTTCCGGGAGGGGTGTTCTCGAGG contains the following coding sequences:
- a CDS encoding LuxR C-terminal-related transcriptional regulator, with amino-acid sequence MKGERAYSEPFLGRADEFAHASACLAAGTGLIIVGAEGSGRTRFARELGAQAGTELRARLRVGDDLALFSDDDLGRWAAAVRSGSILPIATAPAFHSQPVIDDLVRRGRVRSIVLGALTARELHAIVEHDLGAPVHPGSLPELVPARGGDDIVSLRETVAEATRTGALVLRDGFFVIADQGIRAESARSRAFSRAGSDVRLEVAEAEDILDLLALAPGLELTNARAVLATLERSPADVAAALERLEASGYVAVDRHASTLHLAVRDGVDELLIPRGMGVFRRYRLANALAEALSRVAPARLSAAETIALARHGTDLGIPVAAEVLVAAARASLRTPRIQESLAFASAAIDAGGGFEAELARADAEAQAGRDDESLKRLLRLQTDEADHEKRARVLHSMSGYARDRNRRVAESVDGDSLAQLSISPLRRDVLRGFRHYNLGRVVEAAALIRPALAVLTGMERAEGYLQIGVMDLMLGHITDAAAALDEAETAYLAEGADASHVHFVRSNVNILRGRAEESLLVTRAAREQAAVFGQPVAQAYCGWAIGTLIMASGSLAEASRELRTSLDILDVAGVERIAELVKLDLALCLAQAGDGEAAREVGSRSSEDDDGSELAVSGKILVVEGWMHLDDGDRDRARASFLQAADVYARGGFHLPSVAALLDAARVGGAAELADRIATSAAGMEGEYIVMVRSLSSALGALDELSRSGRDRGSDLAARFEAAGVAASRIGHHVIAAEAFDYAAVLYGSDGLPREAAAAARSRDDHLAACGLDRTPSGVTARSAPLSGREIEIARLAADGASNREIAEKLVLSVRTVETHLQRVYAKVGVRRRSDLARALRGELQSTAEKRTQRG
- a CDS encoding GNAT family N-acetyltransferase, which produces MFVPTLSEGPIAIRPIRVRDAKPLERELIENRSWLRKWEATNPGGPMSFDTRASIRSLQSNARAGLGLPFILEYEGELAGQLNVSSISYGSVASASIGYWVSERFAGRNITPVGVALATDYCFYSVGLHRIEICIRPENGPSLRVVEKLGFRYEGLRRRYIHINGDWRDHFCFALVREELPSGVLRRWQEGRIPSGAGTVPETDRTAATHPLPTPAR